Proteins from one Triticum aestivum cultivar Chinese Spring chromosome 7A, IWGSC CS RefSeq v2.1, whole genome shotgun sequence genomic window:
- the LOC123148962 gene encoding zinc finger CCCH domain-containing protein 13 isoform X1, with protein sequence MREMLDPPPRRGPAFKTKLCALWRRGPCPRGPSCGFAHGEGELRTPPPHSTFPPRAGPGGRDHRIHEFRGRPERRNSPRRRYSPDRDTRGHLFRNKMPPHSRGSSQSRSPIRKSERRPKKKVDGDKSDSSGSFNTSENEDRKKDDIHSSSDEKDDGEAKLKQIALDMKALHEDKSKLQTILDKKIDEAGILSGRVDDLESQLNKEKEDCERMTSKIKKLIKAYGRYVKAQDDLKRSQGRFERLADSLASDSLKSGTKEQGSSVNAGNDDPYNAYEMSPDDQRQKNGSAARKRSAALSTSEEEKTGKKRRVNGDDMIHVSGKYRSEDALESLKNSKGTESLKKLGDDDNNDELNVISSGNDFTDRYNGNEEDDPVDL encoded by the exons ATGCGGGAAATGCTCGATCCTCCGCCGCGCCGCGGCCCGGCCTTCAAGACGAAGCTGTGCGCGCTGTGGAGGCGCGGCCCCTGCCCCCGCGGCCCCTCCTGCGGCTTCGCCCACGGCGAAGGCGAGCTCCGCACGCCGCCTCCCCACTCCACCTTCCCGCCGCGCGCTGGACCTG GGGGGCGAGATCATAGAATTCATGAATTTAGAGGCAGGCCTGAGAGAAGAAACTCACCCCGGCGGAGGTATTCCCCTGACAGAGATACCAGAGGCCATTTGTTTCGTAACAAGATGCCACCACATTCTCGAG GATCTAGTCAATCAAGATCTCCCATCAGGAAGAG TGAGAGAAGGCCTAAGAAGAAAGTTGATGGTGATAAAAGTGATTCATCAGGAAGTTTCAACACCTCTGAAAATGAAGATAGAAAAAAAGATGACATACATTCCAGCAGTGATGAGAAGGATGACGGCGAAGCAAAG CTGAAACAAATTGCACTGGATATGAAAGCATTGCATGAAGATAAATCTAAACTACAG ACGATATTGGACAAGAAAATCGACGAAGCAGGCATACTTTCTGGCAGAGTAGATGATCTTGAATCACAGTTGAACAAAGAGAAAGAAGATTGTGAAAG GATGACCTCCAAAATAAagaaactcatcaaagcatatgggCGTTACGTGAAAGCACAGGATGATTTAAAAAG GTCTCAAGGCCGTTTTGAGAGGTTGGCTGATTCGCTTGCTTCTGATTCCTTGAAATCTGGTACCAAAGAACAAGGGTCGAGTGTGAATGCTGGTAATGATGACCCATATAATGCTTATGAAATGAGCCCAGATGATCAGCGACAGAAGAATGGTTCAGCAGCTAGAAAAAGATCTGCTGCCCTTTCAACAAGCGAAGAAGAAAAAACTG GAAAGAAAAGGAGAGTGAATGGTGACGATATGATCCACGTGTCAGGGAAATATAGATCAGAAGATGCTCTGGAGTCTTTGAAAAATAGCAAAGGAACTGAATCTCTGAAGAAATTAGGGGATGATGACAATAATGACGAACTAAATGTCATTTCTTCTGGCAATGATTTTACAGACAGG
- the LOC123148962 gene encoding zinc finger CCCH domain-containing protein 13 isoform X2 codes for MTNHMAQGCGGRDHRIHEFRGRPERRNSPRRRYSPDRDTRGHLFRNKMPPHSRGSSQSRSPIRKSERRPKKKVDGDKSDSSGSFNTSENEDRKKDDIHSSSDEKDDGEAKLKQIALDMKALHEDKSKLQTILDKKIDEAGILSGRVDDLESQLNKEKEDCERMTSKIKKLIKAYGRYVKAQDDLKRSQGRFERLADSLASDSLKSGTKEQGSSVNAGNDDPYNAYEMSPDDQRQKNGSAARKRSAALSTSEEEKTGKKRRVNGDDMIHVSGKYRSEDALESLKNSKGTESLKKLGDDDNNDELNVISSGNDFTDRYNGNEEDDPVDL; via the exons ATGACTAATCATATGGCTCAAGGTTGTG GGGGGCGAGATCATAGAATTCATGAATTTAGAGGCAGGCCTGAGAGAAGAAACTCACCCCGGCGGAGGTATTCCCCTGACAGAGATACCAGAGGCCATTTGTTTCGTAACAAGATGCCACCACATTCTCGAG GATCTAGTCAATCAAGATCTCCCATCAGGAAGAG TGAGAGAAGGCCTAAGAAGAAAGTTGATGGTGATAAAAGTGATTCATCAGGAAGTTTCAACACCTCTGAAAATGAAGATAGAAAAAAAGATGACATACATTCCAGCAGTGATGAGAAGGATGACGGCGAAGCAAAG CTGAAACAAATTGCACTGGATATGAAAGCATTGCATGAAGATAAATCTAAACTACAG ACGATATTGGACAAGAAAATCGACGAAGCAGGCATACTTTCTGGCAGAGTAGATGATCTTGAATCACAGTTGAACAAAGAGAAAGAAGATTGTGAAAG GATGACCTCCAAAATAAagaaactcatcaaagcatatgggCGTTACGTGAAAGCACAGGATGATTTAAAAAG GTCTCAAGGCCGTTTTGAGAGGTTGGCTGATTCGCTTGCTTCTGATTCCTTGAAATCTGGTACCAAAGAACAAGGGTCGAGTGTGAATGCTGGTAATGATGACCCATATAATGCTTATGAAATGAGCCCAGATGATCAGCGACAGAAGAATGGTTCAGCAGCTAGAAAAAGATCTGCTGCCCTTTCAACAAGCGAAGAAGAAAAAACTG GAAAGAAAAGGAGAGTGAATGGTGACGATATGATCCACGTGTCAGGGAAATATAGATCAGAAGATGCTCTGGAGTCTTTGAAAAATAGCAAAGGAACTGAATCTCTGAAGAAATTAGGGGATGATGACAATAATGACGAACTAAATGTCATTTCTTCTGGCAATGATTTTACAGACAGG
- the LOC123148962 gene encoding zinc finger CCCH domain-containing protein 13 isoform X3, giving the protein MTNHMAQGGRDHRIHEFRGRPERRNSPRRRYSPDRDTRGHLFRNKMPPHSRGSSQSRSPIRKSERRPKKKVDGDKSDSSGSFNTSENEDRKKDDIHSSSDEKDDGEAKLKQIALDMKALHEDKSKLQTILDKKIDEAGILSGRVDDLESQLNKEKEDCERMTSKIKKLIKAYGRYVKAQDDLKRSQGRFERLADSLASDSLKSGTKEQGSSVNAGNDDPYNAYEMSPDDQRQKNGSAARKRSAALSTSEEEKTGKKRRVNGDDMIHVSGKYRSEDALESLKNSKGTESLKKLGDDDNNDELNVISSGNDFTDRYNGNEEDDPVDL; this is encoded by the exons ATGACTAATCATATGGCTCAAG GGGGGCGAGATCATAGAATTCATGAATTTAGAGGCAGGCCTGAGAGAAGAAACTCACCCCGGCGGAGGTATTCCCCTGACAGAGATACCAGAGGCCATTTGTTTCGTAACAAGATGCCACCACATTCTCGAG GATCTAGTCAATCAAGATCTCCCATCAGGAAGAG TGAGAGAAGGCCTAAGAAGAAAGTTGATGGTGATAAAAGTGATTCATCAGGAAGTTTCAACACCTCTGAAAATGAAGATAGAAAAAAAGATGACATACATTCCAGCAGTGATGAGAAGGATGACGGCGAAGCAAAG CTGAAACAAATTGCACTGGATATGAAAGCATTGCATGAAGATAAATCTAAACTACAG ACGATATTGGACAAGAAAATCGACGAAGCAGGCATACTTTCTGGCAGAGTAGATGATCTTGAATCACAGTTGAACAAAGAGAAAGAAGATTGTGAAAG GATGACCTCCAAAATAAagaaactcatcaaagcatatgggCGTTACGTGAAAGCACAGGATGATTTAAAAAG GTCTCAAGGCCGTTTTGAGAGGTTGGCTGATTCGCTTGCTTCTGATTCCTTGAAATCTGGTACCAAAGAACAAGGGTCGAGTGTGAATGCTGGTAATGATGACCCATATAATGCTTATGAAATGAGCCCAGATGATCAGCGACAGAAGAATGGTTCAGCAGCTAGAAAAAGATCTGCTGCCCTTTCAACAAGCGAAGAAGAAAAAACTG GAAAGAAAAGGAGAGTGAATGGTGACGATATGATCCACGTGTCAGGGAAATATAGATCAGAAGATGCTCTGGAGTCTTTGAAAAATAGCAAAGGAACTGAATCTCTGAAGAAATTAGGGGATGATGACAATAATGACGAACTAAATGTCATTTCTTCTGGCAATGATTTTACAGACAGG